From a region of the Daphnia pulicaria isolate SC F1-1A chromosome 1, SC_F0-13Bv2, whole genome shotgun sequence genome:
- the LOC124321118 gene encoding uncharacterized protein LOC124321118 yields the protein MSTSDDECDKEIPLLKIDVAQLLVENVTIGKDGAEREIEAVIDTGAAVSIVSPRIAADLALELKTWGGPSIVMVNRQRTPPLGRVELSLTIGTKSIKADLLVLEMKGIDVLLGNDVLRRFKTLEIEYGTGKPKMRFGELPVSLVLEDPHTGPTNKIIASKGIRIPARSMAAVEVVQNEAVRESPDGRPWLIEPTRRTNPGPTPGRALLPGDRLTTLIPMMNLENRPVFVHKGMVLGHRTEIRTEGTEISEDDRPPTPRACMTTTEQTPKDLDFRASINQDLTEEEIDDIERALRDNGDCFARDGDQLGRCNVAEHEIHLIENAGPIYQAPRQTSRKEEEIQRDLTTEMLRKKVIARASGPWGARVLLLQKKDGTWRFCLDFRPLNGITIFSVYPMPNIDRTLSRLHGAKIFSVMDLESGYWQIPMRKEDREKTAFVTADGTFHFLVMPFGLCTAQATFQRTMDMVLGGLRWTACLVYLDDIIV from the coding sequence ATGAGCACCTCCGACGACGAATGCGACAAAGAAATACCACTACTGAAGATCGATGTCGCACAGCTATTAGTAGAGaacgtaaccatcgggaaggACGGGGCCGAGAGGGAGATAGAAGCAGTGATCGACACCGGAGCGGCCGTATCAATCGTATCACCCAGAATAGCAGCGGATTTAGCACTAGAACTGAAGACGTGGGGAGGACCGTCCATCGTCATGGTCAACAGACAACGGACACCCCCACTAGGAAGAGTCGAACTATCACTAACGATCGGAACGAAATCAATCAAAGCAGACCTGCTCGTACTGGAGATGAAAGGGATCGACGTCTTACTAGGCAACGACGTACTCCGCCGATTCAAGACACTAGAAATCGAGTACGGGACGGGCAAGCCCAAGATGAGATTCGGAGAACTGCCAGTCAGCCTAGTCCTGGAGGACCCTCACACCGGACCGACGAACAAGATCATAGCAAGCAAAGGAATCAGAATCCCAGCGAGATCGATGGCAGCAGTAGAGGTAGTACAAAATGAAGCAGTACGTGAGTCACCAGACGGAAGACCGTGGCTGATCGAACCGACGAGGAGGACCAACCCAGGACCAACACCAGGAAGAGCCCTACTACCAGGCGACCGACTGACAACACTGATCCCAATGATGAACCTAGAAAACAGACCAGTCTTCGTACACAAAGGCATGGTCTTAGGACATCGCACGGAAATTAGGACCGAAGGCACGGAGATCAGCGAAGACGACAGGCCACCAACCCCAAGAGCGTGCATGACCACCACAGAACAAACACCTAAAGACCTTGACTTCAGAGCCAGCATAAACCAAGACCTCACAGAAGAGGAGATAGACGACATCGAGCGAGCACTACGAGACAACGGAGACTGTTTTGCCAGAGATGGGGACCAGCTAGGCCGTTGCAACGTAGCAGAACACGAAATCCATCTGATCGAGAACGCCGGGCCCATCTACCAAGCACCACGACAAACGTCGCGGAAAGAAGAGGAGATACAAAGAGACCTGACGACAGAGATGCTAAGGAAGAAAGTGATCGCGAGAGCGAGCGGGCCTTGGGGCGCAAGGGTACTGCTCTTGCAAAAGAAGGACGGCACATGGAGATTCTGCCTCGACTTCCGCCCCCTGAACGGAATCACCATTTTTAGCGTCTATCCCATGCCCAACATCGACAGGACACTGTCAAGACTACATGGAGCAAAAATATTCTCAGTAATGGACTTAGAAAGTGGATATTGGCAGATACCGATGAGGAAAGAGGACAGAGAGAAAACCGCGTTCGTCACAGCTGACGGCACTTTCCACTTCCTAGTCATGCCCTTCGGCCTCTGCACAGCACAAGCAACATTCCAACGGACCATGGACATGGTACTAGGCGGACTGCGGTGGACAGCGTGCCTCGTCTACCTGGACGACATCATCGTATAA
- the LOC124312956 gene encoding uncharacterized protein LOC124312956 translates to MASYSVTSDGCEEETNGFFVDKKLLAKAVQLKVQKKEKKLCFSFGKQILTKDFTLRALKLDELVDISIPVSIQDIERLKAIFEQAPCGKGSKHFNYPSKSQQLQIDSLSQLSTALEKLNLSSLIVQHLRLPAASMNVQAKLDKLILYETEGYYKHDFNFEKEPGTFGTATLQLPVEDGHEGGCATITFRGVTKMLDSHQNSDKSFYLSAFYGNCDYSIEPITRGWKLSLVFNLVSKNSKIPVDSKDFPYFIVAWKDIEEALAHWIPHQTINFPIETGQDCTVSITETESKTVSESGKAHKPATKNYRISYESDGENEFDNLEMDFDDFRDGEEPGENDVLYFVLNENYHVEKFKFDCLRGADLELANILQNCCFLEVHLAVVKDKGENHDYLGRQRYESHTVEITRWIDSNDVSRKLSLGVSWRDQLVGPLRKFLTFDSKRAQIVEKLGRDNGFGDSDYEDSFEEGSDEDSDEENDTDDDRSLYSTQNNFILVIWPKHQSFQMYCRYDLHLLLDGVENLLSLASAKKGSQEAEENWKTAVEDFKKIMSVCCEEPEKIWGDWVEKAEQKGELTSRLLRLCIALRAREEGLEILKILGRDFKRESKFHKYKPFEGIKSEKVAKAMSDFISQVTGLEDCMGLIKKMTSPHRVIKQLAPICQLAQCFLDVNCVEGANMVGNQISTSLANIEAEQAAKLKRVGVESFLNLILSLETNPQTSNRERMISFVSLFPKLNHLLQCRLLLDLEGQLASRFKDIESCRFLFDQLCKALLQCEIFKGQSENSYYDDDDQTTVIGFIKDMVVDLLKLYVLRGNDEWLQIFISNICREPETSKTCLLRIILSSPVIWELGASSECYRLTCKFFLDQDFVSLVNNAEGVKSKIIHCYLRLNDGQFWATFATKICASFVSEKSHEFVRVFLKNVDVQQAIVKSSAVFTPCILILDYWLEHSKSLKMPVFNWCQCEASLSSYPEIECFLRSPEKRMIYHEIRKLADCRVFAAELKSKGPSNGFSVEVKSIRKVFDVRCKITKTRDVFEQSKKNFVARKSELPQLDQLRRSLVQGRSTGN, encoded by the exons ATGGCTTCCTATTCTGTGACTTCTGATGGTTGTGAAGAGGAAACTAATGGGTTTTTTGTTGATAAAAAACTCCTTGCAAAAGCTGTTCAACTGAAagttcaaaagaaagaaaaaaaattatgtttttcatTTGGCAAGCAAATTCTTACAAAAGATTTTACACTGAGAGCTCTGAAATTAGATGAACTTGTGGACATTTCAATACCGGTGTCTATTCAG gaCATTGAAAGACTAAAAGCCATATTTGAACAAGCACCATGTGGTAAAGGATCTAAACACTTTAATTATCCTTCCAAAAGTCAGCAATTGCAAATTGATTCTTTGAGTCAACTTTCGACAGCTCTTGAGAAGCTCAATTTGTCATCATTGATTGTCCAACACCTGAGGTTACCAGCTGCATCGATGAATGTTCAAGCAAAGTTAGATAAGTTGATATTGTACGAAACTGAAGGCTACTACAAACATGATTTTAACTTTGAGAAAGAACCAG GTACATTCGGCACAGCCACCCTTCAATTACCAGTAGAAGATGGCCATGAGGGAGGATGTGCTACAATCACATTTAGAGGAGTAACAAAAATGTTGGACAGTCATCAAAATAGCGACAAGAGTTTCTATTTGTCAGCGTTTTATGGTAACTGCGATTACTCCATAGAACCAATTACACGAGGCTGGAAACTGTCCCTCGTCTTCAACCTTGTCTCGAAGAATAGCAAGATACCTGTTGATTCAAAAGATTTCccgtatttcatcgtcgcCTGGAAGGATATTGAAGAGGCACTCGCTCATTGGATCCCTCATCAAACGATCAACTTCCCAATTGAAACTGGTCAAGACTGCACCGTGTCCATAACTGAAACCGAAAGCAAGACAGTTTCTGAGTCCGGAAAAGCACACAAGCCAGCGACGAAGAACTATAGGATTTCTTACGAATCTGAtggagaaaatgaatttgacaaCTTGGAAATGGACTTCGACGATTTTCGTGATGGCGAAGAGCCGGGCGAAAATGATGTCCTGTACTTCGTTCTAAACGAAAACTATCACGTCGAGAAATTCAAGTTTGATTGTCTACGGGGAGCCGACCTAGAGTTAGCCAACATTCTTCAGAATTGCTGTTTTCTCGAAGTTCATCTTGCAGTTGTCAAGGATAAAGGCGAAAATCATGACTATTTAGGACGTCAGCGTTATGAATCGCATACTGTCGAAATTACTCGCTGGATAGATTCGAATGACGTATCTCGGAAATTGAGCCTCGGAGTTTCATGGCGGGACCAACTTGTAGGACCTCTTCGAAAATTTCTGACGTTTGACAGTAAAAGAGCTCAAATAGTAGAGAAGTTGGGGCGAGATAATGGATTTGGAGACTCGGATTATGAAGACTCATTCGAAGAAGGTTCAGACGAAGATTCAGACGAAGAAAATGATACAGACGATGACAGATCGTTGTACAGCACACAAAACAACTTTATTTTGGTGATTTGGCCGAAGCATCAATCGTTCCAAATGTATTGCCGTTATGATCTTCATTTGCTCCTCGACGGCGTGGAAAATTTGTTGAGTTTGGCTTCAGCTAAAAAAGGTTCTCAAGAGGCCgaagaaaattggaaaacCGCCGTTGAAGATTTCAAGAAAATAATGTCCGTCTGCTGCGAGGAACCTGAAAAAATTTGGGGCGATTGGGTCGAAAAGGCTGAACAGAAAGGCGAATTGACTTCGAGACTGCTTCGTCTCTGTATCGCGTTGCGTGCACGTGAAGAAGGTCTCGAAATCTTGAAGATCCTCGGCCGTGATTTTAAACGCGAATCTAAATTCCACAAGTATAAACCCTTCGAAGGAATCAAAAGCGAAAAAGTGGCTAAAGCAATGAGCGATTTCATCTCTCAAGTCACTG GTTTGGAAGACTGTATGGGTCTGATTAAAAAGATGACATCTCCTCATCGTGTCATCAAGCAGCTAGCACCGATATGTCAACTGGCCCAATGCTTTCTGGATGTCAATTGCGTGGAAGGAGCTAATATGGTTGGGAACCAAATTTCTACTTCATTGGCAAACATCGAAGCTGAGCAAGCAGCTAAGTTGAAACGGGTCGGTGTCGAATCCTTTTTGAACTTGATCCTGTCACTTGAGACTAACCCGCAAACCTCCAATCGTGAAAGAATGATTTCTTTCGTGTCCCTGTTTCCCAAACTGAATCACTTGCTtcagtgtcgtctgctactcGATTTAGAAGGCCAGCTAGCTTCTCGCTTCAAGGATATCGAATCCTGTCGCTTTCTCTTTGACCAACTGTGCAAGGCTTTGCTTCAGtgtgaaattttcaaaggtCAATCGGAAAATTCGtactacgacgacgacgaccaaacAACCGTCATTGGTTTCATCAAAGATATGGTGGTCGACTTGTTGAAATTGTACGTTCTGCGTGGAAATGATGAATGGCTTCAGATATTTATCTCCAACATTTGCCGTGAGCCAGAGACCTCGAAGACTTGTCTGCTGAGAATCATCCTTTCGTCGCCGGTCATTTGGGAATTGGGAGCATCGTCCGAGTGCTATCGCCTTACCTGCAAATTCTTTTTGGACCAAGATTTCGTCTCGCTAGTTAACAATGCCGAAGGCGTCAAATCGAAAATTATCCACTGTTATTTGCGACTGAACGACGGCCAGTTCTGGGCAACCTTTGCGACTAAAATTTGCGCCTCGTTTGTTTCCGAAAAAAGTCATGAATTTGTGCGcgttttcttgaaaaatgtcGACGTCCAGCAAGCTATCGTCAAGTCGTCTGCTGTATTTACTCCGTGTATTCTAATCCTTGATTACTGGCTGGAGCATTCGAAATCTCTCAAGATGCCTGTGTTCAATTGGTGCCAATGTGAAGCATCGCTTTCCTCTTATCCTGAAATTGAATGTTTTCTGCGCTCACCTGAGAAACGTATGATCTACCACGAAATCCGTAAACTTGCTGATTGTCGTGTTTTCGCTGCCGAGTTAAAGAGCAAAGGACCTTCGAATGGGTTCAGCGTTGAAGTGAAGTCGATTCGCAAGGTATTTGATGTCCGTTGCAAGATTACTAAGACTCGAGATGTATTCGAACAgtcgaagaaaaattttgttgcgAGAAAATCCGAATTGCCACAACTGGACCAACTTCGCCGTAGTCTTGTGCAGGGACGTTCAAcaggaaattga
- the LOC124313024 gene encoding glycine-rich cell wall structural protein-like: protein MSRRSLVFFGLLFVLVVVALVAEADERQKRSPILGLLLAKKLLHGGGHHHHHYGGHGHHGGYGRYGGHGYGGHYGGGHHYYG from the exons ATGAGTCGTCGAAGTTTG GTGTTTTTCGGTTTGCTGTTTGTGCTGGTGGTTGTCGCACTGGTAGCAGAGGCTGATGAACGTCAGAAACGCTCTCCCATTTTGGGTCTCCTGCTAGCTAAAAAGCTTTTACACGGCggag GTCATCACCACCATCATTACGGCGGTCATGGCCATCACGGAGGCTACGGCCGATATGGTGGACACGGATACGGCGG ACATTACGGAGGAGGTCACCATTATTACGGATAA
- the LOC124313000 gene encoding CUB and sushi domain-containing protein 1-like isoform X1 has protein sequence MLFFKFVTCLQLALYLMFGALLYFPVRLANIKMEIVNLIASKLTTSASVAPVGTHPIMAESIEIAAAEIQADEEVLISGIIPTAIMLRPLTICSTNGCGTCENQTSEGGIISSPDYPEDYGNDRACVYTIRVASDQKIQLSFTVFHVELHYDWIDIYDGITPSQISPNITLGFSLTGYDLLPIERNSTLNVMTIHFVSDHDNSELPIGEIARWQAKYTAI, from the exons ATGCTATTCTTTAAATTCGTCACTTGTCTACAG CTAGCGCTCTATTTGATGTTTGGCGCTCTTCTCTACTTCCCGGTGCGACTGGCCAATATCAAGATGGAAATTGTCAATCTGATTGCGTCAAAATTGACTACCAGTGCAAGCGTTGCTCCGGTTGGAACTCATCCAATCATGGCGGAATCGATCGAAATAGCTGCAGCTGAAATTCAAGCTGACGAAGAGGTGTTGATAAGCGGAATTATTCCAACCGCAATTATGCTTCGCCCATTGACAATTTGCAGCACAA ATGGCTGTGGGACTTGTGAAAATCAAACGAGTGAAGGTGGAATTATTTCTTCTCCCGATTATCCAGAAGACTATGGCAACGACCGCGCTTGCGTTTACACCATTCGAGTGGCAAGCGATCAGAAAATTCAACTGTCTTTTACTGTGTTCCACGTCGAATTGCATTACGACTGGATTGAC atttatgaTGGAATAACACCGTCTCAGATTTCACCGAACATTACGCTGGGTTTCTCTTTAACCGGATACGACTTATTACCGATAGAGAGGAATTCTACTTTGAACGTGATGACGATTCACTTTGTATCGGATCACGATAATTCCGAGCTTCCAATCGGGGAAATTGCTCGATGGCAAGCGAAATACACGGCGATCTGA
- the LOC124313000 gene encoding CUB and sushi domain-containing protein 1-like isoform X2 — protein sequence MFGALLYFPVRLANIKMEIVNLIASKLTTSASVAPVGTHPIMAESIEIAAAEIQADEEVLISGIIPTAIMLRPLTICSTNGCGTCENQTSEGGIISSPDYPEDYGNDRACVYTIRVASDQKIQLSFTVFHVELHYDWIDIYDGITPSQISPNITLGFSLTGYDLLPIERNSTLNVMTIHFVSDHDNSELPIGEIARWQAKYTAI from the exons ATGTTTGGCGCTCTTCTCTACTTCCCGGTGCGACTGGCCAATATCAAGATGGAAATTGTCAATCTGATTGCGTCAAAATTGACTACCAGTGCAAGCGTTGCTCCGGTTGGAACTCATCCAATCATGGCGGAATCGATCGAAATAGCTGCAGCTGAAATTCAAGCTGACGAAGAGGTGTTGATAAGCGGAATTATTCCAACCGCAATTATGCTTCGCCCATTGACAATTTGCAGCACAA ATGGCTGTGGGACTTGTGAAAATCAAACGAGTGAAGGTGGAATTATTTCTTCTCCCGATTATCCAGAAGACTATGGCAACGACCGCGCTTGCGTTTACACCATTCGAGTGGCAAGCGATCAGAAAATTCAACTGTCTTTTACTGTGTTCCACGTCGAATTGCATTACGACTGGATTGAC atttatgaTGGAATAACACCGTCTCAGATTTCACCGAACATTACGCTGGGTTTCTCTTTAACCGGATACGACTTATTACCGATAGAGAGGAATTCTACTTTGAACGTGATGACGATTCACTTTGTATCGGATCACGATAATTCCGAGCTTCCAATCGGGGAAATTGCTCGATGGCAAGCGAAATACACGGCGATCTGA
- the LOC124313016 gene encoding luciferin sulfotransferase-like, translating into MNDEVYYSPYFPHVLDAWSKRNHPNMLFLFYEDLRKDLREGVIQIAKFLKKKLTEKQLADVCEHLNLETFANNECINYEKMAKSIGLLEKPDQRSLHCNKPEDLENVFSPEMNRRIEEWIDKNLEGTDFHFA; encoded by the exons ATGAACGATGAAG TTTATTACTCGCCGTACTTCCCTCACGTTCTGGACGCTTGGTCTAAACGCAATCATCCCAATATGTTGTTCCTGTTCTACGAAGATCTAAGAAAG GATTTGCGCGAGGGAGTGATACAAATAGCCAAatttctcaagaaaaaactaaCGGAGAAACAGCTAGCGGATGTATGTGAGCATCTGAACTTGGAAACTTTCGCCAACAACGAATGCATCAACTACGAAAAAATGGCTAAAAGTATCGGCCTATTGGAGAAACCTGACCAACGTTCTCTGC ATTGTAACAAACCGGAAGATTTGGAGAACGTCTTTAGTCCGGAAATGAATCGTCGCATTGAAGAATGGATCGACAAAAACCTGGAGGGCACCGATTTCCACTTTGCATAA
- the LOC124312984 gene encoding sulfotransferase 1E1-like, whose amino-acid sequence MTEEVQKISEAIVDQEKEKSVPKFQFHSIPESNTAPFTDNIILSEGLARSEPGGFVLTPEFGRHYDEFLDFQIRKDDAWVVTFPKCGTTWTQEMVWMLINDCDAELAKQSPLTVRAPFLEVSRVESMESSPPEMFEFMPPVSAIDQMTSPRVIKSHLPFFLLPPKLLDTCKVVYVARNPKDVIVSFYHHHKLMKMQGCDGNLENFADYFMKDQVIFCPYFPHILDAWTKRSHPNMLFIFYEDMKKDLRGEVEKVAKFLGKPLTEEKMIKLLEHLKFDNISKNESVNFEIGKKIGFMNQDGAFIRKGKTGDWKNHFSPELNRRIDGWVEANLAETDLRFEMELEKQD is encoded by the exons ATGACTGAAGAAGTGCAGAAAATATCTGAAGCGATTGTCgatcaagagaaagaaaaatcggtCCCCAAATTTCAGTTCCATTCCATACCTGAATCCAACACTGCTCCGTTTACCGACAATATCATCCTCTCTGAAGGTTTAGCGCGGAGCGAACCCGGCGGATTCGTCCTCACTCCGGAATTCGGTCGACATTACGACGAATTTCTTGATTTCCAGATCAGAAAAGACGATGCCTGGGTGGTTACCTTCCCAAAATGTG GAACCACTTGGACTCAGGAAATGGTTTGGATGTTGATCAACGATTGCGACGCCGAACTGGCGAAACAATCACCGCTGACCGTTCGAGCTCCGTTTCTCGA AGTGTCTCGCGTCGAAAGTATGGAGTCCTCTCCGCCGGAGATGTTTGAATTTATGCCTCCTGTAAGCGCTATTGATCAAATGACTTCGCCGAGAGTCATCAAGAGTCACCTTCCATTCTTTTTACTTCCGCCCAAATTGCTCGACACATGCAAG GTGGTGTACGTAGCTCGGAATCCCAAAGACGTCATTGTTTCGTTCTACCACCATCACAAGCTCATGAAGATGCAAGGTTGTGACGGAAACCTTGAAAATTTCGCCGACTATTTCATGAAGGATCAAG TAATATTCTGCCCGTATTTTCCGCACATTTTGGACGCTTGGACTAAGCGCAGTCACCCCAATATGCTTTTCATATTCTATGAAGACATGAAAAAG GATCTGCGTGGTGAAGTCGAAAAGGTGGCCAAATTTCTGGGGAAACCACTAACCGAGGAGAAAATGATTAAACTTTTGGAGCATCTGAAATTCGACAACATTTCCAAAAATGAATCAGTCAACTTTGAAATCGGAAAGAAAATCGGATTCATGAACCAAGACGGAGCCTTCATTCGGAAAG gtaAAACAGGTGACTGGAAAAATCACTTTAGCCCCGAATTAAACCGTCGCATCGATGGCTGGGTTGAAGCGAACTTGGCAGAAACTGATTTGAGATTCGAAATGGAGTTAGAAAAGCAAGATTAA